One genomic segment of Ictalurus punctatus breed USDA103 chromosome 12, Coco_2.0, whole genome shotgun sequence includes these proteins:
- the LOC108272478 gene encoding zinc finger protein 239 isoform X1, which translates to MKRSFFLHTRFRSLILYVTSLKMYNCSDCGKSFTKTHHLKNHKCIHTEDKPHHCGQCGKSFICLSHLQQHQRIHTGEKPYHCSQCGKSFTCQSNFQVHKRIHTGEKPYRCSQCGNSFTRQSHLQQHERIHTGERPYYCSQCGKCFTCQSHLQQHQRIHTGEKPYHCSQCGKSFISQSNFQVHKRIHTGEKPYHCSQCGNSFTRQNHLQRHELIHTGGRPYHCSQCGKSFTQESHLQQHHRVHTGEKPYHCGQCGKSFNQEGNLRTHQRIHTGEKPYHCSQCGKSFRDQSTFHSHQQCHTGQKLYLCGHCGRSYTYARSLRQHKCSNIKPSALDM; encoded by the exons ATGAAACGGAGCTTCTTTCTCCACACGCGCTTCAGATCTCTGATACTCTACGTAACATCACTAAAG ATGTACAACTGCTCAgattgtgggaagagttttactaaaACTCATCATCTTAAAAATCACAAGTGCATTCACACAGAAGACAAGCCGCATCattgtggacagtgtgggaagagttttatttgtctgagtcatctccaacaacaccagcgcattcacacaggagagaagccgtatcactgctcacagtgtgggaagagttttacttgtcaGAGTAACTTCCAAGTACacaagcgcattcacacaggagagaagccgtatcgctgctcacagtgtggaaataGTTTTACTCGTCAAAGTCATCTCCAACaacatgagcgcattcacacaggagagaggcCGTattactgctcacagtgtggaaagtgttttacttgtcagagtcatctccaacaacaccagcgcattcacacaggagagaagccatatcactgctcacagtgtgggaagagttttatttcCCAGAGTAATTTCCAAGTACACAAgcgcattcacacgggagagaagccgtatcactgctcacagtgtggaaataGTTTTACTCGTCAAAATCATCTCCAACGACATGAGCTCATTCACACAGGAGGGaggccgtatcactgctcacagtgtgggaagagttttacacaAGAAAGTCATCTCCAACAACACCACCgtgttcacacaggagagaagccgtatcactgtggacagtgtgggaagagttttaatcaagaGGGTAATCTTCGgacacaccagcgcattcacacaggagagaagccttatcactgctcacagtgtgggaaaagttttcGTGACCAGAGTACCTTCCACAGCCACCAGCAGTGTCATACAGGACAGAAGCTGTACCTCTGTGGACACTGTGGAAGGAGCTATACTTATGCACGATCATTAAGGCAACACAAGTGCTCTAACATAAAGCCATCAGCTCTTGACATGTGA
- the LOC108272478 gene encoding zinc finger protein 239 isoform X2, translating into MYNCSDCGKSFTKTHHLKNHKCIHTEDKPHHCGQCGKSFICLSHLQQHQRIHTGEKPYHCSQCGKSFTCQSNFQVHKRIHTGEKPYRCSQCGNSFTRQSHLQQHERIHTGERPYYCSQCGKCFTCQSHLQQHQRIHTGEKPYHCSQCGKSFISQSNFQVHKRIHTGEKPYHCSQCGNSFTRQNHLQRHELIHTGGRPYHCSQCGKSFTQESHLQQHHRVHTGEKPYHCGQCGKSFNQEGNLRTHQRIHTGEKPYHCSQCGKSFRDQSTFHSHQQCHTGQKLYLCGHCGRSYTYARSLRQHKCSNIKPSALDM; encoded by the coding sequence ATGTACAACTGCTCAgattgtgggaagagttttactaaaACTCATCATCTTAAAAATCACAAGTGCATTCACACAGAAGACAAGCCGCATCattgtggacagtgtgggaagagttttatttgtctgagtcatctccaacaacaccagcgcattcacacaggagagaagccgtatcactgctcacagtgtgggaagagttttacttgtcaGAGTAACTTCCAAGTACacaagcgcattcacacaggagagaagccgtatcgctgctcacagtgtggaaataGTTTTACTCGTCAAAGTCATCTCCAACaacatgagcgcattcacacaggagagaggcCGTattactgctcacagtgtggaaagtgttttacttgtcagagtcatctccaacaacaccagcgcattcacacaggagagaagccatatcactgctcacagtgtgggaagagttttatttcCCAGAGTAATTTCCAAGTACACAAgcgcattcacacgggagagaagccgtatcactgctcacagtgtggaaataGTTTTACTCGTCAAAATCATCTCCAACGACATGAGCTCATTCACACAGGAGGGaggccgtatcactgctcacagtgtgggaagagttttacacaAGAAAGTCATCTCCAACAACACCACCgtgttcacacaggagagaagccgtatcactgtggacagtgtgggaagagttttaatcaagaGGGTAATCTTCGgacacaccagcgcattcacacaggagagaagccttatcactgctcacagtgtgggaaaagttttcGTGACCAGAGTACCTTCCACAGCCACCAGCAGTGTCATACAGGACAGAAGCTGTACCTCTGTGGACACTGTGGAAGGAGCTATACTTATGCACGATCATTAAGGCAACACAAGTGCTCTAACATAAAGCCATCAGCTCTTGACATGTGA